A stretch of Besnoitia besnoiti strain Bb-Ger1 chromosome V, whole genome shotgun sequence DNA encodes these proteins:
- a CDS encoding hypothetical protein (encoded by transcript BESB_062830), which translates to MAEKHDAGFVPSRFQPATVCTSAHLASVASSARGPTRAQRRDQLSRSVYSPPFFKTHQPLFTGATDSVDPGACLSSKHEFPSPLRTSSRTRGLGGPRGGEAPFRCPVDQGGRRNCAKSHEYSSLLHLIRTEGLGHGSDAQKEAAELTNIVRFQPVGSVPQERELACVQVNSRRETQGAAERTCWQSSEEPGAHSSPGNCGRLVSGESHTATPREEERGSDNESTLSRRLPALGASADAPTTGAARLPAFGNERGGYQKGTPEVEQPDTSSSRWGGSGVDAENREDSFPSVSVAVLLGACNLEPSASTALGGVASTGRRTPQLIRRETGTSLAAHISTCTPPAEATGKQIPQLAGASSSVGPPSALPPSERFGLREGSASAAGQRMSRELSRLTTPELAEIAFRSAEIARLRTQFSFQWLCRSFARSRSLPYDLSALRRSVSQPSASSTDGRIFRALVGLVSDGATSVLPSGNCCLDPPVLSSPPAGICGHPSLVCSTSRRNGAATSPPGGLPSAFVSGSSVCSGELRVSSIPLTSSSSLFPASCARRRVSTGWCASHPFITRGLVGGFSYPAGSTRSVFSGIPLPAGLGRSQSYTGGTRCGARPFDCSALPASSSVAPASCGPLRCGSAAWAEARSFAGGRAEATAVCVASRSQRPAASGSCDAVSPSFGDSSSDLRPQLSSRVRRATGAFPVPGGSVPCPLFRWSRESAPVGFSGSTAASPSDFLPTGRFPLCLGASDLSLCTQVGVGLNPSCASAEGDRNFAACVEPRGCEPQWTANWRPSGATALRLSRFCPRGTSRLLPRLQGVKNFPPPCSPTRAAFEAGLRETRDILSSSGATGGQALSFPGGLSLRVEGQVKRARCGDSETGTGVFGGIHRPLPASEGHERKSGAVGATKTYHVCLFTSGSPSALDPDFAAVTPKAADYSAEFSSLTHLTRGGRRLSSPLPQETLLLSTPALRSERSRERGQARLRVLEATGFAAILGLLASSAVSCIRRGHVPRHFRLLRFAFERFRSLSDDSRAIIGLRGERAISDQCRREDEEGEAAPFHPQRQSVPAAAPQGEAAAREASTAGGEPRRRLRGARGPRDGRLAEQTTKRRRGEEGRGSESARRREEAGGQPTEGGPGANRHPIEFSGETCGGDGRDTRILQRGWRRRRPGRPGDLGQRVGGDKARGRRRAKKRARGRAKRRAYLHDWSSDSEGVQRRVSVSGVAGNLCVRPPHPASSPEPPPVLCLPSPVCGSLRDDCDDDSDALHPEDQGRRCRSATEDGREDSPSNRAERVGRGRGMGAAGLMTRGEPSQYFSMAASPLREKFAENSGGSFFASPFAGCAALAASGLNSPGARQIASTSLSALLAHRVGSPAQRLSALGAEAAMRTLRTSAQCGAGVREDLHEEVAGTIAERCRGRRVMMSSPATDASGAHGLQVHRTSFQSPSFDPSTNDQHTYYCLRPGAPAPSFSPPSSQTGVVQRPARHEPPAFSQEAGGAASLHTAGSSGLQTAVYHAHPSFPYIPSSSSRAPSAPLRSAPAVAAGSQSGGCAESPQRSGGSPAARGGRRRTAAPAPSPGQMAASSPPPHISFPLSRPPLGGMSSVSYAPPPMTERQCSAITQAIPAVPACDGGLLDRARPRGGAALEEEPLPPLRTGARRRRAASGASSAGAPRGSGRRGAAVSATPTGGRMMRRSGRRTQVAVEGGFEGAAATGFGLKELRERSPGNGQEGDDEREDDEREDNFDRGSEGLFKEGRSHTQAAEAEEGRFAVGMMLRGRCGRAEPEVKHDFLTAPTTQEDEAADAVGAPPAGGRSRSHPSLASPSSKRPRVSSWVERRLLGDVGAGTRGGAQVVAGIEEDAAGAKRHVREAPITVEDSDPSYCRGEKGPDAAGAVSLPLRVDRGERQVDREAPAGVCLSAVPRGEAAGVPSWAQKQPRGLSSDPFLDEQRRGDAHAAGGVPGDGGFGRGDAEGGPNCGSHCELLTRSPRAASAVRCRTGAEAGRKEPGRSSVATDYANAMGLGAASALPAFVAGIGGKRQKGETGGGGVQCLDSGGRGLTGMVEGKRSCGVHFGGTSTPSPGEIQRASGGPKSGAMSLISFAFLSPQQWMSEHFWKQSFEVLDHWRAADEDGDEERIFTFGSSPSAAALAADVASGCQACSPSPGGCLGAAKVHRSLASAEDSCSVDAPALARLPLLAAPGGAGGASASIAYQVGTPGTPGGLGGGRDGLGPSANRGGTVSSAAVPSPAPGAAGIASSGTGKCASHRQERASSATPGGAGGTLGASCVGRNPGGGSQGAATRTFAFSSALCHPSSRNIPTTSPRAGSASFSFLPSFASPAGVQACGLHFSGVGAGSIPATSYSRSSQHLTSGTQMVFVSLFPKEWLGRNGRLCRRNGMLKGCVRALRDVNLLEEDSALSVEAPLFLTRPSPNGGEGRLLIPRHTITLRLEQPYPPLPPGSLGSSGEGARQHGAAGCLCPSCSASIFAQQCFDAIGHNSCASSLSTASTTTHGSSASALRRTVRAGDKGGRRAGPGEAAEAGSRRAREGKAQDTHSAATTGAGCVSFVNSQELVFNGSSSSAGERGGEEQAGMKTERLAEGGEAGGGHRDDDGDPGSSPASHGVRPLESPIGTGESTCGSFSAPPRSLGAPLAAAGGLATGSSVASPVPARDACGGVQPAPSSLPTRQSSPLAPRGVTPPPARVPGGGAGGRADAGGRADAGGSLTNAQVGGQMGCRRARSGASSGVEEASESPSGQTQQSVFCGSSRTTSATTTTLAVGGTPCAGCVTGAETMPSACGGGAVVAQACPQQHILVRSKPAYLLLWRYGERGTGQDPKRKWYVVTPMFIRTKWFGRYFEFYSRFQQGQLDKYKLLVVDALNRVSPKRDAIIQAWCLAGCLEATLKELGVDYQVKEVAEGPWQGFPEPTLTDEDQVIEGALRLVTDPIDELETSCPALLPEVPAGVSAGNPTSSTSFPSSVLLPHDALNGKAGLPPSGGVVAARNLLTSSLIRSAVPSSSSPLPGSPVGLRGAAETVGGVDSPRPVNLATERRAKSLGWCGFAVWASASKRTRSEQSKRGGRENIKAICVEEEGNEEERRTALQAQGLNTQRKNKQYWKNERE; encoded by the exons ATGGCGGAAAAACACGACGCCGGTTTCGTCCCGAGTCGATTCCAGCCAGCTACCGTATGCACCTCTGCTCATCTGGCGAGCGTTGCCTCGTCGGCTCGTGGGCccacgcgagcgcagcgaagagaTCAGCTTTCTCGCTCTGTATACTCCCCCCCGTTTTTCAAAACACACCAGCCGCTGTTCACGGGGGCAACTGACTCTGTCGACCCCGGCGCATGCCTCTCTTCCAAACACGAATTCCCTTCGCCATTGCGTACGTCGTCTCGCactcgcggcctcggcggacCACGAGGGGGAGAAGCCCCTTTCCGCTGTCCTGTGGATCAGGGCGGACGGAGAAATTGTGCCAAAAGTCATGAATATTCTTCTTTACTTCATTTAATCCGAACTGAGGGTTTGGGACATGGATCCGACGCCCAAAAGGAAGCCGCCGAGCTGACAAACATTGTGCGTTTCCAGCCAGTTGGGTCCGTTCCACAGGAGCGTGAGCTGGCCTGCGTGCAGGTCAACTCTAGGAGGGAAACCCAGGGCGCAGCTGAGCGGACTTGCTGGCAATCAAGCGAGGAACCAGGCGCTCACAGCAGCCCGGGTAACTGCGGAAGATTGGTGAGCGGCGAAAGTCACACAGCCACTCCacgggaagaagagaggggaAGCGACAACGAGTCCACTCTCTCACGCAGGCTCCCTGCTTTAGGTGCATCTGCGGATGCTCCAACAACTGGTGCGGCACGCCTTCCAGCATTTGGAAACGAGCGAGGGGGGTACCAGAAGGGGACGCCGGAAGTTGAGCAACCCGACACGTCATCCAGCAGGTGGGGCGGAAGCGGAGTGGATGCGGAGAATCGAGAGGACTCTTTTCCTTCTGTGTCTGTCGCGGTCCTTCTTGGTGCGTGCAACTTAGAGCCTAGCGCGAGCACAGCCTTAGGAGGAGTTGCTTCCACGGGCCGTCGTACGCCTCAGCTTATTCGGCGGGAGACAGGGACTTCCCTTGCGGCCCACATATCCACCTGCACGCCACCGGCTGAGGCAACTGGCAAGCAGATACCACAGCTGGCCGGCGCCTCGAGTTCTGTAGGCCCGCCGTCCGCCCTGCCTCCATCAGAACGATTCGGATTGAGAGAGgggagcgccagcgcggctgGTCAGCGAATGTCTAGAGAACTTAGCAGATTGACAACTCCAGAACTTGCCGAAATCGCGTTCCGCTCGGCGGAAATTGCCCGACTGCGAACCCAATTTTCGTTTCAGTGGCTTTGCCGAAGCTTCGCTCGAAGTCGCTCCTTGCCGTACGACCTGAgtgcgctgcggcgttctGTGTCCCAGCCATCTGCCAGTTCCACTGATGGGCGAATTTTCCGAGCTCTCGTTGGGTTAGTGAGCGATGGGGCAACCAGTGTGCTGCCGTCTGGAAACTGTTGTCTAGATCCTCCagttctctcttctccgccggccgGCATCTGCGGACATCCGTCGCTGGTCTGCTCGACATCTCGCCGAAACGGGGCCGCAACATCACCGCCAGGAGGCTTACCGTCTGCCTTCGTGTCAggctcctctgtctgctcGGGTGAGCTTCGGGTGTCATCGATTCCCCTCACCTCATCGTCTTCCTTGTTCCCTGCTTCCTGCGCTAGACGTCGCGTCTCGACGGGCTGGTGCGCGTCGCATCCCTTCATTACCCGGGGACTTGTGGGCGGTTTTTCCTACCCAGCGGGGTCGACGCGTTCTGTCTTTTCTGGGATCCCCCTGCCTGCGGGCCTTGGGCGTTCGCAGAGCTACACAGGCGGTacacgctgcggcgctcgcccctTCGATTGCTCGGCGCTCCCTGCTTCTTCATCggtggcgcccgcgagctgcggGCCTCTCCGCTGTGGGTCGGCGGCTTGGGCGGAAGCTCGTTCCTTTGCTGGcgggagagcggaggcgaccgcggtctGCGTTGCCTCTAGGTCACagcggccggcggcctcgggtTCTTGTGACGCTGTTAGTCCCTCGTTTGGCGATTCTTCCTCGGATCTGAGGCCTCAACTCTCGAGCCGCGTACGCAGAGCCACTGGTGCTTTCCCGGTGCCAGGAGGCTCTGTGCCATGTCCATTGTTTCGGTGGTCCCGCGAGTCGGCGCCAGTAGGTTTTTCGGGTTCCACTGCAGCGAGCCCCTCGGACTTTCTCCCCACGGGAcgctttcctctctgtctggGGGCGAGCGACCTCAGCTTGTGCACTCAGGTTGGCGTCGGCCTGAATCCGTcttgcgcctccgcagaggggGACAGAAATTTCGCTGCGTGTGTGGAACCCCGTGGCTGTGAGCCCCAGTGGACTGCGAACTGGCGCCCCTCGGGAGCCACCGCGCTTCGACTGAGTCGCTTCTGTCCACGGGGAACCTCTCGTCTTCTACCGAGATTGCAGGGCGTCAAAAATTTTCCACCGCCGTGTAGTCCTACCCGCGCTGCGTTCGAAGCGGGACTTCGTGAAACTCGCGACATCCTCTCGTCGTCTGGCGCGACTGGAGGACAAGCGTTGTCTTTCCCTGGCGGCTTGTCGCTCCGCGTTGAAGGCCAGGTGAAGAGGGCACGTTGTGGCGACTCGGAAACAGGGACAGGTGTTTTCGGTGGGATCCATCGCCCTTTACCTGCGAGTGAAGGACATGAGAGAAAGAGCGGGGCAGTTGGAGCGACTAAGACTTACCACGTCTGTCTCTTCACAAGCGGCTCGCCAAGCGCGCTCGACCCTGATTTCGCTGCAGTGACTCCGAAGGCCGCAGACTACTCCGCCGAGTTCTCGTCTCTCACTCACTTGACTCGCGGAGGTCGGCGCCTGTCGTCGCCGTTGCCACAAGAGACACTGCTTCTGTCCACCCCGGCGTTGCGGTCGGAGCGTTCAAGGGAGCGAGGCcaggcgaggctgcgggtCCTAGAGGCGACTGGTTTCGCCGCTATTCTCGGTCTTTTGGCGTCCAGCGCCGTTTCGTGTATCAGACGCGGCCACGTGCCCCGTCATTTCCGTCTCCTGAGGTTTGCGTTTGAGCGGTTTCGTTCCCTGTCGGACGACTCTCGCGCGATTATTGGTCTTCGGGGAGAGCGGGCTATATCAGATCAGTGCAggcgcgaggacgaagagggcgaagcggctcCCTTCCATCCGCAGCGTCAGTCGGTCCCAGCCGCTGCTCCGCAGGgggaggctgcagcgcgggagGCAAGTAcggcgggaggcgagccgcgaagaagactgAGAGGGGCCCGAGGGCCGCGCGACGGAAGACTAGCTGAGCAAACAACGAAACGAaggaggggagaggaggggcggGGAAGTGAATCCGCACGTAGACGAGAGGAGGCTGGAGGGCAGCCGACAGAGGGTGGACCGGGAGCGAACAGACACCCGATCGAATTCAGCGGAGAGActtgcggcggagacgggcgcgaCACAAGGATTCTTCAGCGAGGctggagacgaagacggccaGGACGACCAGGGGATCTGGGCCAGCGCGTGGGAGGCGATAAGGCGCgtgggagaagaagagccaaaaagcgagctcgcgggcgcgcaaaGAGACGCGCTTATCTGCATGATTGGTCGTCCGACAGCGAGGGCGTGCAACGACGAGTTTCCGTTTCTGGTGTAGCAGGGAacctctgcgtgcgccccCCACAtccggcgtcgtcgccggagccgccgcctgtTTTGTGTCTTCCGTCACCCGTGTGTGGCTCGCTGAGGGACGACTGCGACGACGACAGTGACGCACTGCATCCTGAAGACCAAGGTCGGCGCTGTCGCAGTGCAACGGAGGACGGAAGAGAAGACTCGCCCTCAAACAGAGCTGAACGAGTTGGTCGTGGTCGCGGTatgggcgcggcgggcctgATGACACGCGGAGAACCGAGCCAATATTTTTCGATGGCAGCTTCACCCCTTCGCGAGAAGTTCGCGGAAAATTCGGGGGGTTCGTTTTTCGCCTCTCCTTTCGCTGGCTGCGCTGCCTTGGCGGCGTCGGGGCTCAATTCGCCCGGCGCACGCCAGATTGCGTCCACGTCCCTGTCGGCTCTCCTGGCGCATAGGGTTGGGTCCCccgcgcagcggctgtcgGCACTCGGAGCCGAGGCAGCGATGAGGACTCTGCGAACGAGTGCGCAGTGCGGCGCGGGAGTGAGAGAAGATTTGCATGAAGAGGTTGCTGGAACCATCGCGGAGCGctgccgcgggaggcgcgtgaTGATGTCATCCCCAGCGACAGACGCCTCGGGTGCTCACGGGCTTCAAGTCCACCGGACTTCTTTCCAGTCGCCTTCGTTCGATCCAAGCACGAATGACCAGCACACCTACTACTGTCTCCGCCCAGGTGCGCCGGCACCATCTTTTTCACCGCCAAGTTCACAGACTGGCGTCGTACAGCGCCCCGCCAGACATGAGCCGCCGGCCTTCTcgcaggaggcgggaggcgcggctaGTCTCCACActgccggcagcagcgggttGCAGACTGCCGTGTACCATGCTCACCCCTCCTTTCCGTACATTCCATccagctcctcgcgcgctccctccgcgcccctGAGAAGCGCCCCTGCAGTCGCGGCAGGATCACAGAGCGGGGGGTGTGCGGAGTCCCCCCAGCGCTCAGGGGGGTCGCCCGCAGCACGAgggggaaggaggagaaccgcggctccggcgccctcgccaggGCAGatggcggcgtcgtcgcctccgccccacatttcctttcctctctcgcggccaCCCCTGGGAGGCATGTCTTCGGTTTCCTACGCACCCCCGCCCATGACGGAGAGACAATGCTCCGCGATCACGCAGGCGATCCCGGCAGTACCGGCGTGTGACGGCGGGCTCCTCGACCGAGCGcggccccgcggcggcgcggcgctcgaagaagagccgctgcctccgctacGGACTGGAGCAAGGAGACGACGAGCGGCGTCGGGGGCTTCCTCGGCAGGCGCcccccgcggcagcggccggcgTGGCGCCGCAGTGAGCGCTACCCCCACGGGGGGAAGAATGATGAGGCGGTCCGGGAGGAGAACTCAGGTTGCAGTAGAGGGAGGATtcgaaggcgcagcggcgacgggctTTGGACTCAAGGAGCTCAGAGAGCGAAGCCCTGGGAACGGCCAGGAAGGGGacgacgagcgagaagatGATGAGAGGGAGGACAACTTTGATAGAGGAAGCGAGGGCCTTTTCAAGGAGGGGAGGAGCCACACCcaggcagcagaagcggaggagggccGCTTCGCCGTGGGGATGATGCTGCGCGGCCGGTGCGGGCGGGCGGAGCCAGAAGTGAAACATGACTTTTTGACTGCGCCCACAACacaggaagacgaggcggcggacgcagtCGGGGCGCCACCAGCAGGCGGCCGCTCTCGGAGCCACCCTTCGCTCGCTAGCCCGTCATCTAAGAGGCCGCGCGTATCGTCTTGGGTGGAGCGGAGGCTACTCGGCGACGTCGGCGCGGGAACGCGGGGCGGTGCTCAAGTCGTCGCGGGAatcgaagaagacgcggccggcgccaagAGGCACGTTAGGGAGGCTCCGATCACGGTGGAAGACTCAGACCCTTCGTATTgccgaggagagaagggacctgacgcggcgggcgctgtTTCGCTGCCGTTACGGGTTGAccggggagagaggcaggtgGATAGGGAGGCGCCAGCAGGAGTCTGCCTGAGCGCCGtgccgcgcggagaagccgcgggCGTCCCCAGCTGGGCTCAGAAGCAGCCTCGGGGTCTTTCCTCAGATCCATTCCTGGACGAACAAAGGCGAGGAGATGCACACGCCGCAGGGGGAGTTCCAGGCGACGGAGGATTTGGGAGGGGtgacgcggagggaggacCGAACTGTGGAAGCCACTGCGAGCTACTGACCCGCAGCCCGAGGGCTGCTAGTGCCGTCCGATGCAggacaggcgcagaggcaggcagaaAGGAGCCAGGGCGGAGTAGCGTTGCGACAGACTATGCGAACGCGATGGGGCTGGGagctgcgtcggcgctgccggcttTCGTCGCTGGGATCGGTGGAAAAAGACAGAAGGGCGAAactggaggggggggagtcCAGTGTCTCGATAGTGGCGGGAGAGGATTGACAGGGATGGTAGAAGGGAAACGGTCATGCGGCGTTCACTTTGGCGGGACTTCAACGCCGTCGCCGGGGGAAATCCAACGCGCATCCGGAGGCCCTAAAAGTGGGGCCATGTCGCTGATTTCGTTTGCGTTTCTCTCACCCCAGCAGTGGATGTCCGAGCACTTCTGGAAACAGAGCTTCGAGGTCCTCGACCACTGGCGTGCAGCGGacgaggacggagacgaagagcgaaTATTCACGTTTGGGAGTTCcccgtctgcagcagccttAGCCGCGGACGTCGCGAGTGGATGCCAGgcgtgctcgccgtcgccgggcgGGTGTTTGGGAGCGGCGAAGGTCCACAGGTCGTTGGCGAGTGCAGAAGACAGCTGCTCAGTTGACGCGCCTGCTTTGGCCCGTCTTCCGCTGCTCGCTGCtcctggcggcgctggaggcgcttccgcgtcgaTCGCGTACCAGGTCGGAACCCCGGGGACTCCTGGGGGCCTAGGGGGCGGCCGGGACGGGCTCGGTCCCTCAGCGAACAGAGGAGGGACTGTATCTTCCGCTGCGGTACCCTCGCCAGCTCCCGGTGCTGCAGGCATCGCCTCTTCTGGAACGGGCAAGTGCGCGTCACACCGACAAGAAAGGGCATCCTCAGCGActccaggcggcgcaggcgggacGTTAGGGGCCTCGTGCGTCGGTAGAAACCCTGGTGGAGGTAGCCAGGGGGCGGCTACGCGGACGTTTGCTTTTTCGTCTGCTCTCTGCCACCCTTCGTCTCGAAATATCCCCACAACGAGCCCGCGTGCAGGTTCCGcctctttttcctttcttccgTCGTTTGCATCACCAGCCGGCGTTCAGGCGTGTGGACTACATTTCTCGGGTGTGGGCGCTGGCAGCATCCCTGCGACCTCGTACTCTCGCTCAAGTCAGCATCTGACCAGCGGGACGCAGATGGTCTTCGTGAGCCTCTTCCCAAAAGAGTGGCTGGGGCGGAATGGGCGCCTGTGCCGCCGCAACGGCATGCTCAAGGGATGCGTTCGCGCGTTACGGGATGTAAATCTGCTTGAAGAGGACAGCGCTCTCTCAGTGGAGGCCCCGCTGTTTTTGACGCGGCCGTCACCAAACGGAGGCGAGGGTCGCCTACTCATTCCGCGCCACACCATCACACTCCGACTCGAGCAGCCGTATCCGCCTCTGCCCCCCGGTTCgctcggcagcagcggcgagggggCCCGACAGCATGGGGCCGCAGGGTGCCTCTGTCCCTCGTGCAGTGCCTCGATTTTCGCGCAGCAGTGCTTTGACGCCATAGGGCACaacagctgcgcgagctcgtTGTCGACGGCATCCACCACCACACACGGCAGCAGTGCTAGCGCTTTACGGCGGACTGTGAGGGCGGGCGACAAGGGAGGCCGGAGGGCGGGCCCCGGAGAAGCGGCCGAGGcaggcagccggcgcgcgagggaaggGAAGGCGCAGGACACACACAGTGCAGCCACCACCGGAGCCGGGTGCGTGTCCTTCGTCAACAGCCAGGAGCTCGTTTTCAACGGGTCGAGCTCCTCAGCTGGGGAGCGCGGGGGCGAAGAGCAAGCAGGCATGAAGACGGAGAGGCTTgctgaaggaggagaagcgggTGGAGGCCACagggacgacgacggcgacccGGGGTCATCGCCGGCCTCGCACGGGGTGCGCCCGTTAGAGAGCCCGATAGGCACCGGAGAGAGTACGTGCGGAAGTttcagcgcgccgccacgctcgctcggcgcgccgctagcagcagcaggagggcTCGCTACGGGGTCGTCGGTTGCTTCGCCGGTCCCGGCTCGTGATGCGTGCGGAGGCGTgcagcccgcgccgtcgtcccTGCCGACACGCCagtcctcgccgctcgcgccacGGGGCGTGACGCCTCCACCGGCCCGCgtgcctggcggcggcgcaggcggcagagcggacgccggcggcagagcggacgccggcggctcGCTGACGAACGCGCAGGTCGGGGGGCAGATGGGGTGCCGACGGGCGAGAAGCGGGGCGAGCAGTGGCGTTgaagaagcgagcgagagccCGAGCGgccagacgcagcagagcgtgTTTTGTGGGAGCAGCCGGACGACGAGTGCCACCACCACTACGCTGGCTGTGGGAGGGACGCCTTGTGCAGGATGTGTGACGGGTGCAGAGACGATGCCTTCTGCGTGTGGGGGAGGAGCCGTAGTCGCGCAGGCGTGCCCTCAGCAACACATTCTTGTGAGGTCCAAGCCGGCGTATCTTCTTCTGTGGAGATATGGGGAAAGAGGCACGGGTCAGGACCCCAAGCGGAAGTGGTACGTGGTGACTCCGATGTTCATACGAACGAAGTGGTTTGGAAGGTATTTCGAGTTCTACAGCAGATTCCAGCAGGGGCAACTGGACAAATACAAGCTTCTCGTCGTCGATGCTCTCAATCGCGTCTCGCCGAAACGCGACGCCATCATTCAGGCGTGGTGCCTAGCTGGTTGTTTGGAGGCGACGCTCAAGGAACTCGGCGTTGACTACCAG GTCAAAGAAGTCGCAGAAGGGCCGTGGCAGGGTTTTCCGGAGCCAACGTTGACTGACGAAGACCAGGTGATTGAAGGAGCCCTGCGATTGGTTACTGACCCCATCGACGAGCTGGAGACGTCTTGCCCCGCTTTGCTTCCAGAAGTCCCCGCTGGAGTGAGTGCAGGAAATCCCACCTCGTCGACCAGTTTCCCTTCGTCGGTGTTGTTGCCACATGATGCACTCAATGGCAAGGCTGGGTTGCCACCGTCCGGAGGAGTCGTCGCAGCTCGCAACTTGCTGACTTCTTCTCTCATTCGGTCCGCCGtcccttcctcttcctcgcctcttccgGGATCCCCTGTGGGACTAAGGggggcggcagagacagTGGGCGGGGTGGATTCGCCTCGTCCGGTGAACTTGgccacagagaggagagccaAGTCGTTGGGATGGTGCGGCTTCGCGGTGTGGGCGTCTGCCAGCAAAAGGACGAGAAGCGAGCAGAGCAAGAGAGGTGGGAGAGAGAACATCAAGGCTATCTGTGtggaagaggagggaaacgaagaagagaggaggactGCCTTGCAAGCACAGGGCTTGAACACACAACGCAAGAACAAGCAATACTGGAAGAACGAAAGAGAATGA